From a single Diceros bicornis minor isolate mBicDic1 chromosome 6, mDicBic1.mat.cur, whole genome shotgun sequence genomic region:
- the UBTD1 gene encoding ubiquitin domain-containing protein 1 has product MGNCVGRQRRERPDAPGHPRKRAGRNEPLKKERLKWKSDYPMTDGQLRSKRDEFWDTAPAFEGRKEIWDALKAAAYAAEANDHELAQAILDGASITLPHGTLCECYDELGNRYQLPIYCLSPPVNLLLEHTEEESLEPPEPTPSVRREFPLKVRLSTGKDVRLSASLPDTVGQLKRQLHTQEGIEPSWQRWFFSGKLLTDRTRLQETKIQKDFVIQVIINQPPPPQD; this is encoded by the exons gacgcAATGAGCCCCTGAAGAAGGAGCGGCTCAAGTGGAAGAGCGACTACCCCATGACCGATGGGCAGCTGCGGAGCAAACGGGACGAGTTCTGGGACACGGCACCTGCCTTCGAGGGCCGCAAGGAGATCTGGGACGCCCTCAAGGCCGCAGCCTACGCAGCTGAGGCCAATGACCACGAGCTGGCTCAGGCCATCCTGGATGGAGCCAGCATCACCCTGCCTCATG GCACCCTCTGTGAATGCTATGATGAGCTGGGCAATCGCTACCAGCTGCCCATCTACTGCTTGTCGCCACCCGTGAACCTGCTGCTGGAGCACACTGAGGAGGAGAGCCTGGAGCCCCCCGAGCCCACACCCAGCGTGCGCCGCGAGTTCCCGCTGAAGGTGCGCCTCTCTACGGGCAAGGACGTGAGGCTCAGTGCCAGCCTGCCCGACACAGTCGGGCAGCTCAAGAGGCAGCTGCATACCCAGGAGGGCATTGAGCCATCCTGGCAGCGATGGTTCTTCTCCGGGAAGCTGCTCACAGACCGCACGCGGCTCCAGGAAACTAAGATCCAGAAAGATTTTGTCATCCAGGTCATCATCAaccagcccccaccaccccaggACTGA